In Manis pentadactyla isolate mManPen7 chromosome 3, mManPen7.hap1, whole genome shotgun sequence, a single window of DNA contains:
- the PFKFB3 gene encoding 6-phosphofructo-2-kinase/fructose-2,6-bisphosphatase 3 isoform X2, whose translation MPLELTQSRVQKIWIPVDHRPSLPRSCGPKLTNSPTVIVMVGLPARGKTYISKKLTRYLNWIGVPTKVFNVGEYRREAVKQYSSYSFFRPDNEEAMKVRKQCALAALRDVESYLVKEGGQMAVFDATNTTRERRHMILHFAKENGFKVFFIESVCDDPTVVASNIMEVKISSPDYKDCNSAEAMDDFMKRISCYEASYQPLDPDKCDRDLSLIKVIDVGRRFLVNRVQDHIQSRIVYYLMNIHVQPRTIYLCRHGESEHNLQGKIGGDSGLSSRGRKFANALSTFLEEQNLKDLRVWTSQLKSTIQTAEALQLPYEQWKALNEIDAGVCEEMTYEEIKDTYPEEYVLREQDKYYYRYPTGESYQDLVQRLEPVIMELERQENVLVICHQAVLRCLLAYFLDKSAEEMPYLKCPLHTVLKLTPVAYGCRVESIYLNVESVNTHRERSEDAKKGPTPLMRRNSVTPLASPEPTKKPRISSFEEHVAPTSTALPDCLPPEVPAPLPGQPLLGKACFLSHAAASCG comes from the exons CCTGTGGGCCGAAGCTGACCAACTCCCCCACGGTGATCGTCATGGTGGGCCTGCCTGCCCGGGGCAAGACCTACATCTCCAAGAAGCTGACTCGCTACCTCAACTGGATTGGTGTCCCCACGAAAG TGTTCAACGTGGGCGAGTACCGCCGTGAGGCCGTGAAGCAGTACAGCTCCTACAGCTTCTTCCGCCCCGACAACGAGGAAGCCATGAAAGTCCGGAA GCAGTGTGCTCTGGCTGCCTTGAGAGATGTCGAAAGTTACCTGGTGAAGGAGGGGGGCCAAATGGCA GTTTTCGATGCCACCAATACTACTAGAGAGAGGAGACATATGATTCTTCATTTTGCCAAAGAAAATGGTTTCAAG GTATTCTTCATCGAGTCTGTGTGTGATGACCCTACAGTCGTAGCTTCCAACATCATG GAAGTAAAAATCTCCAGCCCGGATTACAAGGACTGCAACTCAGCAGAAGCTATGGATGACTTCATGAAGAGAATTAGTTGCTATGAGGCCAGCTATCAGCCCCTGGACCCGGATAAATGTGACAG AGATCTGTCCCTGATTAAGGTGATCGATGTGGGCCGGCGGTTCTTGGTGAACAGAGTTCAGGACCACATTCAGAGCCGAATTGTATACTACCTGATGAATATCCACGTGCAGCCTCGTACCATCTACCTGTGTCGGCACGGAGAGAGTGAGCACAACCTTCAGGGGAAGATCGGAGGAGACTCGGGCCTTTCCAGCAGGGGCAGGAAG TTTGCCAACGCTCTGAGCACGTTTTTGGAGGAGCAGAACCTAAAGGATCTCAGGGTGTGGACCAGCCAGCTGAAAAGTACCATCCAGACGGCAGAAGCCCTTCAGCTTCCCTATGAGCAGTGGAAGGCACTCAACGAAATCGATGCT GGCGTTTGTGAGGAGATGACCTACGAGGAGATCAAGGACACCTACCCTGAGGAGTACGTCCTGCGAGAGCAGGACAAATATTACTACCGCTACCCCACCGGGGAG TCCTACCAGGACCTGGTCCAGCGCCTGGAGCCGGTGATCATGGAGCTGGAGCGGCAGGAGAATGTGCTGGTCATCTGCCACCAGGCTGTCCTGCGCTGTCTCCTGGCCTACTTCCTGGACAAGAGTGCAG aGGAGATGCCTTACCTGAAGTGCCCCCTCCACACCGTTCTGAAACTGACGCCCGTTGCCTACG GTTGCCGGGTAGAATCCATCTACCTGAATGTGGAGTCAGTGAACACGCACCGGGAGAGGTCGGAG GATGCCAAGAAGGGCCCTACCCCGCTCATGAGACGCAATAGTGTCACCCCACTAGCCAGCCCCGAGCCCACCAAAAAGCCTCGCATCAGCAGCTTTGAGGAGCATGTGGCTCCCACCTCCACTGCCCTGCCTGACTGCCTGCCCCCGGAGGTGCCCGCGCCGCTGCCCGGACAA